The DNA sequence AAGAATGATGGTAGTAGGGTTGACAGGGGGTATTGGTAGTGGAAAAACAACAGTAGCCAAAGCATTTTTTGCTTTAGGTATTCCTGTTTATATTGCTGATGATGAAGCAAAAAAATTGATGCGTACATCTAAAACCATTAAACGAAAACTTATTACTCTTTTTGGGGAAGAAGCGTATATTGATAATGAATTAAACCGCCCGTTTTTAGCTGATATTATTTTTAATGACAAAAGTTATTTAGAAAAAATGAATGCCATTGTACATCCGCGTGTTGCCAGACATTTTAATAAATGGTTATTAAAACAAAATAGTCCTTATGTTATTAAAGAAGTTGCTATTTTATTTGAAAATGATGGGTATAAGAATTGTGATGTAGTGGTTACTGTGGTAGCTCCCAAA is a window from the Pseudalgibacter alginicilyticus genome containing:
- the coaE gene encoding dephospho-CoA kinase (Dephospho-CoA kinase (CoaE) performs the final step in coenzyme A biosynthesis.), with protein sequence MMVVGLTGGIGSGKTTVAKAFFALGIPVYIADDEAKKLMRTSKTIKRKLITLFGEEAYIDNELNRPFLADIIFNDKSYLEKMNAIVHPRVARHFNKWLLKQNSPYVIKEVAILFENDGYKNCDVVVTVVAPKSLRIKRLLERDTTTVKKIEAIMANQWTDEEKVKLSDYVIENIDMETTKNQVKNTHLQILKKSQKR